CGGCGAGGGCTGCGTCACGGGCGCCGTCCCGTCGCCGAAATCGAACTCCCAGGAGGCGATCGCGTCGCCGTCCGGGTCGTACGACTGCGAGCCGTCGAGAGACACCGTCAGCGGAGCGCAGCCGACGTTCGGGTTGGCCTGGAGGATCGCGATCGGCGGGCCCTCCGGGCTGCAGAGCTGGTTGCTCTGCACCGTGTAGGAGCCGGTGAACGCCAGGCTGTCGGGCATCTGGTCGTAGAGAGCCGTGAGGCCAACGCCGATGTTGGCCGGATCACTGCTCTGCGACACGCCCGCGAGGAATCCCGCGATCGTGTCGCCCGGAGCGAGCCCGAGGTCGCTCGCCTTGACGACGAGGATGACCCGGTCGAACGGAGCCGCGTACGCGCTCTCCGGCTCGAGGGGCTTCTGGCTGCCCGGTGTCACGAACCGTCCGTCGACGCCGCCGCTGGTGTTGGCGCCGGGGACGTACGATTCGAAGAGCGGGGTGATCGAAGGCCACGCCATGTGCACGGCCACGTAGTGATACGACGTCGCCGGAGCCGGGTCGGGGACTTTCATCGCCACGTACCAGGCCGAGCCCGCGGGCTGCGGAGACTCGCCCGGATCGGTGTCGATCGTGAAGACCAGCCGGACGACGCCGTCCTCGGAATAGGGCTGCGACACGTGGAGCGCGAGGAGGTCGGATCCGGGCGGAGCGGGCGTGGCGATGGTGGTGACGACCGTCGCCGTCGTGTCGCCGGAGGGATCCGTCAGCTTCGTCAGTCCGGGAGGCTCGCAGACGTTCTCTGGAGGCCCCTGCGAGACGGCGAGGGCGATCTCGTCGCTCGCCGGGCCGACGCCGATCCCGTTGACCGCCTTGACCACGTACGTGTAGCTCGAAACCTGAGGATCGGCGGTGGCGTCGATGTAGGTGGTCTTCGCGTTGCCCGTCTGCCCGATGAGGACCTCATTGCCGGGCGCCGTGCCGCGGAAAACCTGGTAGTTCACGATGTCGGACCCGGCGTTGTCGGGCGCCTTCCAGGAGAGATACGAGCCCGACGCGTCACGCGTGCCCGACAGGCACGGCGGCTTCGGCGCCGCCGGCTCGACGGGGTCGAGGCCGGCGTAGAGACCCTTGCCGCCGGATTGCCGGGCGACGCGCATGAAGGACGTGAAGTCGTTGGCAGCGGTGCCGGCGATGCAGCCGGTGCTCACGCACCCGTCGCTGTACCCGTAGAGCACGCGTCCCTTGTCGTCGACGGTGATCTCGTTGAAGTCGAGGAGATTGCGATCGATGTGGCTCCCTCCCTGCTGCCAGATTCCGGAGGCATGCTGCACCGGGTCGTTCGGCGTGGCGTTGACGGTCGTCCACGTCTTCCCACCGTCGTAGGTCGTCGCGATGAAGGCGTACCAGTTGCCCGGGAAGCTCGGCGCCTGGTAATCGCCGGCGACGTTCGTTCCGAGGAAGCCGCACGCCGCCCGTCCGGAGCTCCCGCCGACGGCTTCCGTGTGCGCGGCGTTCTTGATGCCGTGGGAAGCGCCGATGTCGTAGTCGTTGGTCCAGGTGAGCCCGCCGTCGTGGCTCACGGCGACGTGGACGTGCCCTTCCGGCAGACTGCCGGCCGGGACCGGTTCGTTGTTCACGTAACAGTAGTAGGCCGTGCTGTCGGCGTCGAGCGCGATCGAGGGATCGGCGCCCTCCGCCTGGGACACGCTCTGAGGGAGCGCGAACTCGGCCCACGAGACGCCGCCGTCGGTGCTCGTCACGCCTCCCTGCCGCCCGTTGCACTGATTGACCGGCAGCCAGGCGGTTCCGTTGGCGGCGATGTGGAGATGGCCGTGCAGCCCGCCGCATCCGTCCGGCCCGTCGCCGGTGTAGGCGAGGACACCCGGGCCCCAGGTCATGCCCAGGTCGAGGCTGCGCTGGCAGGCGGCGGGTCCGACGAGGTCCTGCGAGCAGTAGATCGTGTTCTGCCCCTGATTGAGCGGCGTCGTCAGAAGCGACAGGGACGCCGGGAACGGCCCGGTTCCGATCGTCTCGTGGTCGGCGCCGCCGTCGGGCGGGCCGGCGCCGATCGGGACCCAGGTCTCACCGTCGTCGTCGGAATATCCGTAGACGGCATTGGCGCCCACGGTCGAGTTCGACGCGAACGTGCGCCCGCTCTTCTGGTCGGTCCAGAGGATCGGGTCGAGCCCCGTGATCGTCGAGACGTTGGTGCGATCCTCCCAGAGCGCCTCGCAGCACGCGGGCTTGTTCGGGTCGACGACTTCCGGGGGCGTCAACCTCCAGATCGGCCCGGTGTTCATCGTCATGATCCGGCCGGTGTGCGGGTTGAAGCCGATGTTGAACTCGCCCTGGAACCCGTTCTCGGCCGAGGAGCCGGAGGGAGCGAAGAAGTTCTGGTAGCGCGCAACGCCGGGCGCGGCGGGATCGGGCCCCCCGAACGGCCCGAGGGCGCCGACCGGGCCCGGCAGGAACTCGAGGGCGACGTTC
This Thermoanaerobaculia bacterium DNA region includes the following protein-coding sequences:
- a CDS encoding PKD domain-containing protein — its product is MKAHDPFRGRAIRRAWGENSRPFFLAAVILGALGVARLAQSATPASGTLTDTSGPITYSSGPFLAANPTPVPEVDAGPECDNPVQPCDDYALTVTLPAGYAVLHPYAGVKVSMSWVDSGSGKSDYDLYVYSGTVTNTDGSQAADYQSASSANPEIAVISPFHDGSQTYTVKIVPYTPTGETVNVALEFLPGPVGALGPFGGPDPAAPGVARYQNFFAPSGSSAENGFQGEFNIGFNPHTGRIMTMNTGPIWRLTPPEVVDPNKPACCEALWEDRTNVSTITGLDPILWTDQKSGRTFASNSTVGANAVYGYSDDDGETWVPIGAGPPDGGADHETIGTGPFPASLSLLTTPLNQGQNTIYCSQDLVGPAACQRSLDLGMTWGPGVLAYTGDGPDGCGGLHGHLHIAANGTAWLPVNQCNGRQGGVTSTDGGVSWAEFALPQSVSQAEGADPSIALDADSTAYYCYVNNEPVPAGSLPEGHVHVAVSHDGGLTWTNDYDIGASHGIKNAAHTEAVGGSSGRAACGFLGTNVAGDYQAPSFPGNWYAFIATTYDGGKTWTTVNATPNDPVQHASGIWQQGGSHIDRNLLDFNEITVDDKGRVLYGYSDGCVSTGCIAGTAANDFTSFMRVARQSGGKGLYAGLDPVEPAAPKPPCLSGTRDASGSYLSWKAPDNAGSDIVNYQVFRGTAPGNEVLIGQTGNAKTTYIDATADPQVSSYTYVVKAVNGIGVGPASDEIALAVSQGPPENVCEPPGLTKLTDPSGDTTATVVTTIATPAPPGSDLLALHVSQPYSEDGVVRLVFTIDTDPGESPQPAGSAWYVAMKVPDPAPATSYHYVAVHMAWPSITPLFESYVPGANTSGGVDGRFVTPGSQKPLEPESAYAAPFDRVILVVKASDLGLAPGDTIAGFLAGVSQSSDPANIGVGLTALYDQMPDSLAFTGSYTVQSNQLCSPEGPPIAILQANPNVGCAPLTVSLDGSQSYDPDGDAIASWEFDFGDGTAPVTQPSPVANHAYSSAGTYSATLRVACTRDGTSSKAAQATITVSGSPATPVISAPASARPNQSGLTASVANHAGSRYSWSISNGSITAGQGTSQITFSVGTKGSATLSVTEISSAGCVSPTGTATVTIGKK